Proteins co-encoded in one Waddlia chondrophila WSU 86-1044 genomic window:
- a CDS encoding radical SAM protein: MVNSIAMMIERTNNQTLRLIEIFLSIQGETSLTGLPTTFIRLASCNLRCTWCDTPYSFGKGESSSLQSIIETVRSNGASHVCITGGEPLLQSQVYLLMETLCNLDYIVSLETGGSLSTEKVDPRVITILDIKCPGSGMSQKNTWENLERLREQDEVKFVIMNREDYEWSVKICKNRDLFSRSKPPLFSPVHNVLNPQELIQWTLQDTLPVRINLQVHKWVWSPETKGV, from the coding sequence GTGGTAAACTCTATAGCTATGATGATCGAAAGAACTAATAATCAAACACTCAGATTAATAGAAATCTTCTTAAGCATTCAAGGGGAAACAAGTCTCACTGGATTGCCGACGACATTCATCCGACTAGCCTCCTGCAATTTAAGATGCACTTGGTGCGATACTCCCTACTCATTTGGAAAGGGAGAGTCTTCCTCTTTGCAATCCATTATTGAAACAGTGCGTTCCAACGGCGCTTCCCACGTATGCATTACTGGCGGGGAGCCTTTGCTTCAAAGCCAAGTCTATCTTTTGATGGAAACCTTGTGCAACCTAGACTATATTGTCAGTCTGGAAACTGGCGGCTCGCTAAGCACTGAAAAGGTCGATCCCCGAGTGATCACCATACTAGATATCAAATGCCCCGGCAGCGGAATGAGCCAAAAGAATACTTGGGAAAATCTTGAAAGATTGAGGGAGCAGGACGAAGTTAAGTTTGTCATCATGAATCGTGAAGATTATGAGTGGTCTGTCAAGATCTGTAAAAACCGTGATCTATTTAGCAGATCAAAGCCCCCCCTGTTTTCTCCCGTGCACAACGTTCTTAATCCCCAAGAACTCATTCAATGGACGCTGCAAGACACGCTTCCTGTCCGCATCAATTTGCAGGTGCATAAATGGGTATGGTCTCCTGAAACAAAGGGTGTATAA
- the queC gene encoding 7-cyano-7-deazaguanine synthase QueC: protein MKAIVLLSGGIDSTVVLAMAQSLGRECTALSFDYGQRHKVELEHAAHIAHYYKVPQIIINISPACFENTALVNALNVPKNRTLDEISKGGIPSTYVPARNTLFLAYAAGQAEIMNAEEIHCGPNLLDRNCYPDCRPEFYSAFQQVLASATKQGAEGNPPRIVTPLINWDKNRIVQEGRKLGAPLDTTFSCYSPSAGKACGMCDACILRQEAL, encoded by the coding sequence ATGAAAGCAATTGTCTTATTGAGCGGTGGCATCGACTCCACTGTTGTTCTTGCAATGGCGCAATCTTTAGGAAGAGAGTGCACAGCCCTTAGCTTTGATTATGGGCAGCGCCACAAAGTGGAGCTTGAGCATGCCGCCCATATCGCACACTACTACAAAGTGCCTCAAATCATCATCAACATTTCCCCTGCCTGTTTTGAGAATACAGCTCTCGTCAATGCGCTTAACGTCCCGAAAAACCGCACCCTGGACGAGATCTCCAAGGGAGGAATCCCTTCGACCTATGTCCCTGCCCGCAACACACTTTTCCTTGCTTACGCTGCAGGACAGGCTGAGATCATGAATGCTGAAGAGATTCATTGTGGACCCAACCTCCTCGACAGGAATTGTTACCCCGATTGCCGCCCCGAGTTTTACTCTGCGTTTCAGCAAGTGCTTGCGTCTGCGACCAAGCAAGGAGCAGAGGGAAATCCTCCACGTATTGTGACTCCTTTAATCAATTGGGATAAAAACAGGATCGTGCAAGAAGGGCGCAAATTAGGCGCGCCCTTGGATACGACTTTCAGCTGCTACAGCCCCTCTGCCGGCAAAGCATGCGGGATGTGCGATGCTTGCATACTCAGACAGGAAGCCCTATAA
- a CDS encoding adenylate kinase produces MVDLPTNEQHVVILLGPPGSGKGTQAKRVTQELNIPHISTGDILRENIKSETELGRRAKEFMNAGRLVPDALVLDMLFERVLRKDCKPGYLLDGFPRTIPQAESLDQFLESKVHLVAINLAVSDEIIVKRISGRLSCTVCGHVRNRFLSPPKLEGICDLCGGELIQRPDDRSEVVKERLLVYAKQTAPLIDYYERKGILHTIDGEQEAFVISDLILNLIAR; encoded by the coding sequence ATGGTTGATTTGCCAACAAATGAACAACATGTCGTGATCCTTCTGGGACCTCCAGGGTCCGGAAAAGGCACACAAGCAAAACGAGTGACACAAGAGCTTAACATCCCGCATATTTCCACAGGAGATATCCTAAGGGAAAATATCAAATCGGAAACAGAGTTGGGTAGGCGTGCAAAAGAATTCATGAATGCAGGCCGCTTAGTTCCAGATGCACTTGTTCTGGATATGTTGTTTGAAAGAGTGCTCAGAAAAGACTGCAAACCCGGATATTTGCTTGACGGCTTTCCCAGAACGATTCCTCAGGCAGAATCACTTGATCAATTTCTCGAAAGCAAGGTTCATCTCGTCGCCATTAACTTGGCCGTTTCCGATGAGATCATTGTAAAGCGGATATCAGGCAGACTTTCATGTACTGTTTGCGGGCATGTGCGTAATCGGTTTCTTTCTCCTCCCAAATTAGAAGGCATTTGTGATTTATGCGGCGGTGAGCTGATCCAAAGGCCGGATGATCGATCGGAAGTAGTCAAGGAAAGGTTGTTGGTTTATGCCAAACAGACAGCGCCCCTGATCGACTACTATGAGCGAAAAGGAATTTTACATACCATTGACGGCGAACAAGAAGCATTTGTTATTTCAGACTTGATCCTCAATCTGATTGCACGATAG
- a CDS encoding ankyrin repeat domain-containing protein codes for MLNKKDGEGNTALHLQKNLSIIEELVKKGAQFLPNSSELFPLHTCQDPKIAKYFIDRFKGEMDILNLSNDDMSAPIFTVPPAVVRVLIEEGADVTVEDKEGNTILFRFTEEPFSSDPQLLEWILSKIENADVKEKFIDLICNEYSILNTLIQSDQANVDIVKMLLNAGASYPVLHEWNSPLQVVKVPEVAACLIDHYGKDIMERKNEEGVSPLIQAKHNLEVFKIMIEKGVKVTEAIDSGGNTILHYFSESPLKDSPELIDLVLEKIEDADAKAIFVNQKNLERMLPLEYTLPLQAIKALVEAGAKCPFVRSLSFYKDPEAATYLMEKFRDQFNEQLTHILSPLLVEKEDGSIALSELCSSKGFEVLKALIEGGLNVHTTDGKGLEPIHYLKKEDVELAKLLIGNRRSDHDWKGNNPSIMDNEDFVNWLKDREKDI; via the coding sequence TTGCTGAATAAAAAAGACGGTGAAGGAAATACTGCATTGCATTTGCAGAAGAACCTTTCCATTATTGAGGAACTGGTTAAAAAAGGAGCCCAATTTCTTCCAAACAGTTCAGAACTGTTTCCGCTTCACACATGTCAAGATCCTAAAATTGCAAAATATTTTATCGATCGATTTAAAGGAGAAATGGACATTCTTAACTTATCTAATGACGATATGTCGGCTCCGATTTTTACCGTTCCTCCCGCAGTCGTGAGGGTGTTGATTGAGGAAGGAGCAGATGTAACTGTCGAGGATAAAGAGGGGAACACGATCCTTTTCAGATTTACTGAAGAACCTTTCAGTAGTGATCCTCAATTGCTGGAATGGATCCTCTCCAAAATTGAAAATGCAGACGTAAAGGAAAAGTTTATCGATTTAATTTGTAACGAGTATTCCATTTTGAATACGTTAATCCAAAGTGATCAAGCTAACGTCGATATTGTTAAGATGTTGCTCAATGCTGGAGCAAGTTATCCTGTGCTCCACGAATGGAATTCTCCTCTGCAAGTTGTTAAGGTGCCGGAAGTGGCAGCCTGCTTAATCGATCATTATGGAAAAGATATTATGGAGAGAAAGAATGAAGAAGGAGTCAGTCCATTGATTCAGGCCAAACATAATCTGGAAGTTTTCAAGATCATGATTGAAAAGGGGGTTAAAGTCACAGAGGCGATTGATTCGGGCGGAAATACAATCCTCCACTATTTTTCAGAGAGTCCTTTGAAGGATTCTCCCGAACTGATTGATCTCGTTCTTGAAAAAATCGAGGATGCTGATGCTAAAGCGATATTTGTCAATCAGAAAAATCTTGAAAGAATGCTGCCTCTGGAATATACACTTCCTTTACAAGCTATAAAAGCGTTAGTAGAAGCGGGAGCTAAATGTCCTTTTGTCAGATCTTTATCATTTTACAAAGACCCAGAGGCTGCAACATACTTGATGGAGAAATTTAGAGATCAATTTAACGAGCAACTAACTCATATTTTAAGCCCATTACTTGTAGAGAAAGAAGACGGCAGTATCGCTTTAAGTGAATTATGCTCCTCAAAGGGCTTTGAGGTCTTGAAAGCTTTGATTGAAGGCGGTCTTAATGTTCATACGACAGATGGCAAAGGTCTTGAACCTATCCACTATCTTAAGAAAGAGGATGTGGAATTGGCAAAACTATTGATCGGCAACCGCCGCAGCGACCATGACTGGAAAGGAAATAATCCTTCAATAATGGATAATGAAGACTTTGTCAACTGGTTAAAAGATAGAGAAAAAGACATTTAA